A DNA window from Fusobacterium sp. FSA-380-WT-3A contains the following coding sequences:
- a CDS encoding LysR family transcriptional regulator: MTLKDMEYVFYIAQFKNFSKAAEHLFISQSALSQSINKLEEELGLQLFRRTSKGVSLTYAGEFFLKESEKIISEVKILKEKLEGLSSCKKRTLGIGVFQFYGRYFLPKIIPEFRKLFPDVQIKIIEDSPYNLEKILLEDEVDLVISAFVDFNPKLIYKKIVTEHILLAVPKINPLTSNIKDKFIDLSSFKNENFILLMKGIKARKNIDKICESLNFNPNCILETKDFETVNSLVSKNLGVGFVPGSVEKLDGVVYYKIKNSYSQREFFIAYKKNTQKPYIISEFTKLTLLSINKENKKI, translated from the coding sequence ATGACTTTAAAAGATATGGAGTATGTTTTTTATATAGCTCAATTTAAAAATTTTTCTAAAGCAGCAGAACATCTTTTTATTAGTCAATCAGCTTTAAGTCAATCTATTAATAAATTAGAAGAAGAATTAGGACTTCAACTTTTCAGAAGAACTAGTAAAGGAGTTTCTCTTACTTATGCTGGAGAATTTTTCTTAAAAGAAAGTGAAAAAATAATATCTGAAGTTAAAATTCTAAAAGAAAAATTAGAAGGATTATCTAGTTGTAAAAAAAGAACTTTAGGTATAGGAGTTTTTCAATTTTATGGAAGATATTTTTTACCAAAAATTATTCCTGAATTTAGAAAACTTTTTCCAGATGTTCAGATAAAAATAATAGAAGATTCTCCTTATAATCTTGAAAAAATTTTACTAGAAGATGAAGTTGATTTAGTAATCTCTGCTTTTGTTGATTTTAATCCAAAACTTATTTATAAAAAAATTGTTACTGAGCATATATTATTAGCTGTTCCTAAAATTAATCCACTTACATCAAATATAAAAGATAAGTTTATAGATTTATCCTCCTTTAAAAACGAAAATTTTATTTTGCTTATGAAAGGAATAAAAGCTAGAAAAAATATTGATAAAATTTGTGAATCTTTAAACTTTAATCCAAATTGCATCTTAGAAACAAAAGATTTTGAAACAGTTAACTCCCTAGTATCAAAAAATTTAGGAGTAGGATTTGTTCCTGGGTCTGTTGAAAAATTAGATGGAGTTGTTTACTATAAAATAAAAAATTCTTATAGTCAGAGAGAATTCTTTATTGCGTATAAAAAAAATACTCAAAAACCTTATATTATTTCTGAATTTACAAAATTAACTTTATTATCTATAAATAAAGAAAATAAAAAAATTTAA